One Vespa crabro chromosome 9, iyVesCrab1.2, whole genome shotgun sequence genomic region harbors:
- the LOC124426894 gene encoding transcription activator MSS11-like isoform X4, giving the protein MLLSSSKLGYKRSTTSGAVVRSTKIDEEKSKPLSRTYHTIKDMISSRFGQNRKDIEPEPEASLNNAADELRKPSKSIEEEEAKKKEAIYGKPRAQEPPVNMQQYPKNAYGQYGHSYSYQSNQQNVPLPGQLQPNLPGQSAQLHVTHHAPVSGVQTVHQTQLPSFGQSTPGGQQVQNVARDYVVQGTVELTNQQSHQGLHSNPSQGQGQNSTVQKQQQQQHGLPMQQQQQQQQQQQQQQQQPQQQQQQQQQQQQVGNTMQHMSQPYQSTQQLLHQNQNHHQSPRFAQQHAQNMHQRQLIQQMHQQQMAGQQQGGARNAQPQPQQQQAYFSNSVSYQQYQQARQAMSRSQIDLPSTSRQTQELRISSQEVYYHYAQGRPRYGVPQVYMKSETNQEVEFQRRNSAKGIEKAASQPQLSYEEERAISEASRNPVVDGLKNHTMDPLDKEKYEITVEDRGQNEFGRNGSQRKEDYRPETSFGIHRDEMIRSSTRDHEHSGVNIIQQESQDSPENISVQKRIEELQRRTEHDNNHSIVGKISKESDMEATRIGASSKTLGLDVSKRLEAGSSYSGKDSATKSDSRKDELEQGIARLKIQNQGSGSDYDKAGQSSSNVDSGRGSAVYSSGRRPPPEDRNLTQAQDSEWVDIVESELRSILEPRDVPAMAHSTLSESVSSVTPPLPPLSPHESPRTPRNRYSASLPYGSKPSYGDYGKAMEKRGFLSSSKHRGASTSKKDSNKKFSHLFDWEVADLTSTTTGLDLDSMLDRSDSDLSTNDARTIRKQLEGLENMYSEVLKLLGGSVKKRRKTRGLTSYGSVSSLPTSSVSSRPVTRHHDKRRSHMIDDRMKKAKDIKSINKRFQLLESHVVTLARSVAHLSSEMRTQHMMMQEMENIRGEIAALRTQTSMAMVRSQSQPLIKDSELPALSNPSRVKKLTKFFGTEPPLIRLFLRELGYEKYASAFEKEKVGMVELPYLSEERLQKMGIPLGPRLRILQEARISVCKDAVYVV; this is encoded by the exons ATGCTCCTATCAAGCAGCAAGCTTGGGTACAAGAG aTCGACCACAAGCGGAGCGGTCGTAAGATCGACAAAGATAGACGAAGAGAAGTCTAAGCCTTTGTCAAGGACCTATCACACGATTAAGGACATGATATCCAGTCGATTTGGTCAGAATCGCAAGGACATCGAGCCAGAACCGGAAGCGAGTTTGAACAACGCCGCTGACGAGTTAAGGAAACCTAGTAAGAGTATCGAGGAGGAAgaagcgaaaaagaaagaagccaTTTACGGGAAACCTCGTGCTCAAGAGCCTCCTGTCAACATGCAGCAATATCCTAAAAACGCTTACG GTCAATACGGGCATTCGTACAGTTACCAGAGCAATCAACAAAACGTACCACTACCTGGTCAACTTCAGCCGAACTTACCGGGACAGAGCGCACAGCTTCACGTAACTCATCACGCTCCAGTTAGTGGAGTACAAACGGTCCATCAAACTCAACTACCTTCTTTCGGTCAATCAACGCCAGGTGGTCAACAGGTGCAAAATGTTGCCAGAGATTACGTCGTTCAAGGGACGGTCGAATTGACGAATCAACAATCGCATCAAGGACTTCATTCGAATCCTTCTCAGGGACAG gGCCAAAATAGCACGGTGCAgaaacaacagcagcagcagcacggATTACCGatgcagcaacaacagcaacaacaacaacaacagcaacaacaacaacaacagccacaacagcaacaacaacaacaacaacaacaacaacaagtaGGAAATACCATGCAGCACATGAGTCAACCGTACCAAAGCACCCAACAGTTATTGCATCAGAACCAAAATCATCACCAAAGTCCACGATTCGCGCAACAGCATGCTCAGAACATGCACCAACGTCAATTGATTCAGCAAATGCATCAACAACAAATGGCGGGACAACAACAAGGCGGTGCGAGGAATGCTCAACCACAACCACAACAACAACAGGCATATTTCTCGAACAGCGTATCGTACCAACAGTATCAGCAAGCTAGACAGGCTATGTCCAGATCGCAAATCGATCTACCAAGTACCTCTAGACAAACTCAAGAATTAAGGATATCCAGTCAAGAggtatattatcattatgctCAAGGGAGGCCTAGGTACGGTGTACCACAAGTCTACATGAAGTCGGAAACCAATCAAGAGGTAGAATTCCAAAGGCGAAATTCAGCAAAGGGAATAGAGAAGGCAGCCTCTCAACCTCAGCTCTCTTACGAAGAGGAACGAGCTATTAGCGAGGCATCGAGAAATCCGGTGGTCGATGGGCTAAAAAATCACACGATGGATCCATTGGACAAGGAGAAATACGAGATAACCGTTGAAGATCGAGGACAAAACGAGTTTGGTAGGAATGGTTCCCAGAGAAAGGAGGATTATAGGCCGGAAACTAGTTTTGGTATACATAGGGACGAAATGATAAGATCCTCGACGAGAGATCATGAACATTCTGGGGTTAATATCATTCAACAGGAGAGTCAAGATTCGCCGGAGAATATATCAGTTCAAAAGAGGATCGAGGAGTTGCAGAGGAGAACCgaacacgataataatcattcgaTAGTTGGTAAAATATCGAAGGAATCCGATATGGAGGCAACGAGGATCGGAGCCAGTTCGAAAACTTTAGGGTTGGATGTTTCGAAGAGACTAGAAGCTGGTTCCTCCTATTCGGGAAAAGATTCTGCCACGAAATCTGACAGTCGAAAGGATGAACTGGAACAGGGTATCGCTCGGCTTAAGATTCAAAATCAAGGATCTGGCTCGGATTACGATAAAGCCGGTCAGAGTTCTTCGAACGTCGATTCTGGAAGGGGTTCTGCGGTTTATTCCAGTGGAAGGCGACCACCTCCGGAGGATCGAAATTTGACACAAG CGCAAGACTCAGAGTGGGTCGATATAGTGGAATCCGAATTGAGAAGCATTTTAGAACCAAGAGACGTTCCAGCAATGGCACACTCGACTCTATCCGAAAGTGTATCGTCCGTGACACCGCCTTTACCGCCTCTGTCACCCCATGAAAGCCCACGGACGCCAAGAAATCGATACTCGGCGAG CTTGCCTTATGGTTCCAAGCCGAGTTACGGTGATTATGGCAAAGCAATGGAGAAGAGAGGGTTCCTAAGCAGTTCAAAACATCGCGGTGCTTCAACATCGAAAAAGGATTCGAATAAAAAGTTCTCTCATC TTTTTGACTGGGAAGTTGCTGATCTGACGTCTACGACGACCGGACTCGATTTGGACTCGATGCTGGACCGCAGCGATTCCGATCTTAGTACCAACGACGCCAGAACGATCAGGAAGCAATTGGAGGGTCTGGAAAATATGTACAGCGAG GTATTGAAACTGTTAGGTGGTAGCGTgaagaaaagacgaaagaCGAGAGGTCTGACCAGTTACGGTTCCGTTTCTTCATTACCAACGTCATCTGTATCTTCTAGACCAGTCACGAGACATCACGATAAACGCAGATCGCATATGATCGACGATCGTATGAAAAAAGCCAAAGACATCAAG aGTATCAACAAAAGATTTCAACTGTTGGAGTCTCACGTGGTGACGTTGGCACGTTCGGTGGCACATCTCAGCTCGGAAATGAGAACCCAGCACATGATGATGCAG GAAATGGAGAACATAAGGGGGGAAATCGCGGCACTTCGAACCCAAACGAGCATGGCGATGGTGAGATCGCAGTCGCAGCCATTGATAAAGGACTCCGAATTACCGGCTCTGTCCAATCCATCGAGGGTGAAAAAACTGACCAAGTTTTTCGGAACGGAACCACCCCTTATCAGACTCTTCCTCAGGGAACTTGGGTATGAG AAATACGCGAGTGCCTTCGAGAAGGAGAAGGTCGGTATGGTGGAGTTGCCCTACTTGAGCGAAGAGAGATTACAAAAAATGGGAATACCCTTGGGACCAAGGCTGAGAATCCTACAGGAGGCAAGGATATCCGTGTGCAAGGACGCTGTTTATGTCGTATGA
- the LOC124426894 gene encoding putative mediator of RNA polymerase II transcription subunit 12 isoform X2 — protein MVSQHAMATTVRKVKQENRLRRQNQNQDEEGPYKAIPPPKPVPNNQKKQNGLQWDDRRAVALAHPQVPTSGTERRDANHVGTEIRNSGQIPFAPEYRMPPLYGEEQSSSQAQQAASLQTHSSKFPIEREVVLSSGDKNSKIPILHEYKQRTAGRVAIAPDAPIKQQAWVQEANQMHEVRQEAQARNYQSQESSLSTTSGAVVRSTKIDEEKSKPLSRTYHTIKDMISSRFGQNRKDIEPEPEASLNNAADELRKPSKSIEEEEAKKKEAIYGKPRAQEPPVNMQQYPKNAYGQYGHSYSYQSNQQNVPLPGQLQPNLPGQSAQLHVTHHAPVSGVQTVHQTQLPSFGQSTPGGQQVQNVARDYVVQGTVELTNQQSHQGLHSNPSQGQGQNSTVQKQQQQQHGLPMQQQQQQQQQQQQQQQQPQQQQQQQQQQQQVGNTMQHMSQPYQSTQQLLHQNQNHHQSPRFAQQHAQNMHQRQLIQQMHQQQMAGQQQGGARNAQPQPQQQQAYFSNSVSYQQYQQARQAMSRSQIDLPSTSRQTQELRISSQEVYYHYAQGRPRYGVPQVYMKSETNQEVEFQRRNSAKGIEKAASQPQLSYEEERAISEASRNPVVDGLKNHTMDPLDKEKYEITVEDRGQNEFGRNGSQRKEDYRPETSFGIHRDEMIRSSTRDHEHSGVNIIQQESQDSPENISVQKRIEELQRRTEHDNNHSIVGKISKESDMEATRIGASSKTLGLDVSKRLEAGSSYSGKDSATKSDSRKDELEQGIARLKIQNQGSGSDYDKAGQSSSNVDSGRGSAVYSSGRRPPPEDRNLTQAQDSEWVDIVESELRSILEPRDVPAMAHSTLSESVSSVTPPLPPLSPHESPRTPRNRYSASLPYGSKPSYGDYGKAMEKRGFLSSSKHRGASTSKKDSNKKFSHLADLTSTTTGLDLDSMLDRSDSDLSTNDARTIRKQLEGLENMYSEVLKLLGGSVKKRRKTRGLTSYGSVSSLPTSSVSSRPVTRHHDKRRSHMIDDRMKKAKDIKSINKRFQLLESHVVTLARSVAHLSSEMRTQHMMMQEMENIRGEIAALRTQTSMAMVRSQSQPLIKDSELPALSNPSRVKKLTKFFGTEPPLIRLFLRELGYEKYASAFEKEKVGMVELPYLSEERLQKMGIPLGPRLRILQEARISVCKDAVYVV, from the exons ATGAGGAGGGACCTTACAAGGCAATACCACCACCGAAACCGGTGCCGAACAATCAGAAAAAACAGAACGGACTACAGTGGGACGATCGGCGGGCGGTAGCCTTAGCACATCCGCAAGTACCAACTTCCGGTACAGAAAGAAGGGACGCGAATCACGTTGGGACAGAGATCCGAAATTCCGGGCAAATTCCTTTTGCACCGGAATACAGGATGCCACCGCTCTATGGAGAGGAACAGAGTTCGAGTCAGGCTCAACAGGCGGCCAGTCTGCAGACTCACAGTAGCAAGTTTCCG ATAGAACGAGAGGTGGTCCTTTCATCGGGAGACAAGAATTCAAAGATTCCGATTCTTCACGAATACAAACAGAGGACTGCCGGAAGAGTAGCGATCGCACCGGATGCTCCTATCAAGCAGCAAGCTTGGGTACAAGAG GCGAATCAAATGCACGAGGTGAGGCAAGAAGCTCAAGCGAGGAACTATCAATCGCAAGAATCTTCATT aTCGACCACAAGCGGAGCGGTCGTAAGATCGACAAAGATAGACGAAGAGAAGTCTAAGCCTTTGTCAAGGACCTATCACACGATTAAGGACATGATATCCAGTCGATTTGGTCAGAATCGCAAGGACATCGAGCCAGAACCGGAAGCGAGTTTGAACAACGCCGCTGACGAGTTAAGGAAACCTAGTAAGAGTATCGAGGAGGAAgaagcgaaaaagaaagaagccaTTTACGGGAAACCTCGTGCTCAAGAGCCTCCTGTCAACATGCAGCAATATCCTAAAAACGCTTACG GTCAATACGGGCATTCGTACAGTTACCAGAGCAATCAACAAAACGTACCACTACCTGGTCAACTTCAGCCGAACTTACCGGGACAGAGCGCACAGCTTCACGTAACTCATCACGCTCCAGTTAGTGGAGTACAAACGGTCCATCAAACTCAACTACCTTCTTTCGGTCAATCAACGCCAGGTGGTCAACAGGTGCAAAATGTTGCCAGAGATTACGTCGTTCAAGGGACGGTCGAATTGACGAATCAACAATCGCATCAAGGACTTCATTCGAATCCTTCTCAGGGACAG gGCCAAAATAGCACGGTGCAgaaacaacagcagcagcagcacggATTACCGatgcagcaacaacagcaacaacaacaacaacagcaacaacaacaacaacagccacaacagcaacaacaacaacaacaacaacaacaacaagtaGGAAATACCATGCAGCACATGAGTCAACCGTACCAAAGCACCCAACAGTTATTGCATCAGAACCAAAATCATCACCAAAGTCCACGATTCGCGCAACAGCATGCTCAGAACATGCACCAACGTCAATTGATTCAGCAAATGCATCAACAACAAATGGCGGGACAACAACAAGGCGGTGCGAGGAATGCTCAACCACAACCACAACAACAACAGGCATATTTCTCGAACAGCGTATCGTACCAACAGTATCAGCAAGCTAGACAGGCTATGTCCAGATCGCAAATCGATCTACCAAGTACCTCTAGACAAACTCAAGAATTAAGGATATCCAGTCAAGAggtatattatcattatgctCAAGGGAGGCCTAGGTACGGTGTACCACAAGTCTACATGAAGTCGGAAACCAATCAAGAGGTAGAATTCCAAAGGCGAAATTCAGCAAAGGGAATAGAGAAGGCAGCCTCTCAACCTCAGCTCTCTTACGAAGAGGAACGAGCTATTAGCGAGGCATCGAGAAATCCGGTGGTCGATGGGCTAAAAAATCACACGATGGATCCATTGGACAAGGAGAAATACGAGATAACCGTTGAAGATCGAGGACAAAACGAGTTTGGTAGGAATGGTTCCCAGAGAAAGGAGGATTATAGGCCGGAAACTAGTTTTGGTATACATAGGGACGAAATGATAAGATCCTCGACGAGAGATCATGAACATTCTGGGGTTAATATCATTCAACAGGAGAGTCAAGATTCGCCGGAGAATATATCAGTTCAAAAGAGGATCGAGGAGTTGCAGAGGAGAACCgaacacgataataatcattcgaTAGTTGGTAAAATATCGAAGGAATCCGATATGGAGGCAACGAGGATCGGAGCCAGTTCGAAAACTTTAGGGTTGGATGTTTCGAAGAGACTAGAAGCTGGTTCCTCCTATTCGGGAAAAGATTCTGCCACGAAATCTGACAGTCGAAAGGATGAACTGGAACAGGGTATCGCTCGGCTTAAGATTCAAAATCAAGGATCTGGCTCGGATTACGATAAAGCCGGTCAGAGTTCTTCGAACGTCGATTCTGGAAGGGGTTCTGCGGTTTATTCCAGTGGAAGGCGACCACCTCCGGAGGATCGAAATTTGACACAAG CGCAAGACTCAGAGTGGGTCGATATAGTGGAATCCGAATTGAGAAGCATTTTAGAACCAAGAGACGTTCCAGCAATGGCACACTCGACTCTATCCGAAAGTGTATCGTCCGTGACACCGCCTTTACCGCCTCTGTCACCCCATGAAAGCCCACGGACGCCAAGAAATCGATACTCGGCGAG CTTGCCTTATGGTTCCAAGCCGAGTTACGGTGATTATGGCAAAGCAATGGAGAAGAGAGGGTTCCTAAGCAGTTCAAAACATCGCGGTGCTTCAACATCGAAAAAGGATTCGAATAAAAAGTTCTCTCATC TTGCTGATCTGACGTCTACGACGACCGGACTCGATTTGGACTCGATGCTGGACCGCAGCGATTCCGATCTTAGTACCAACGACGCCAGAACGATCAGGAAGCAATTGGAGGGTCTGGAAAATATGTACAGCGAG GTATTGAAACTGTTAGGTGGTAGCGTgaagaaaagacgaaagaCGAGAGGTCTGACCAGTTACGGTTCCGTTTCTTCATTACCAACGTCATCTGTATCTTCTAGACCAGTCACGAGACATCACGATAAACGCAGATCGCATATGATCGACGATCGTATGAAAAAAGCCAAAGACATCAAG aGTATCAACAAAAGATTTCAACTGTTGGAGTCTCACGTGGTGACGTTGGCACGTTCGGTGGCACATCTCAGCTCGGAAATGAGAACCCAGCACATGATGATGCAG GAAATGGAGAACATAAGGGGGGAAATCGCGGCACTTCGAACCCAAACGAGCATGGCGATGGTGAGATCGCAGTCGCAGCCATTGATAAAGGACTCCGAATTACCGGCTCTGTCCAATCCATCGAGGGTGAAAAAACTGACCAAGTTTTTCGGAACGGAACCACCCCTTATCAGACTCTTCCTCAGGGAACTTGGGTATGAG AAATACGCGAGTGCCTTCGAGAAGGAGAAGGTCGGTATGGTGGAGTTGCCCTACTTGAGCGAAGAGAGATTACAAAAAATGGGAATACCCTTGGGACCAAGGCTGAGAATCCTACAGGAGGCAAGGATATCCGTGTGCAAGGACGCTGTTTATGTCGTATGA
- the LOC124426894 gene encoding trichohyalin-like isoform X3: MPPLYGEEQSSSQAQQAASLQTHSSKFPIEREVVLSSGDKNSKIPILHEYKQRTAGRVAIAPDAPIKQQAWVQEANQMHEVRQEAQARNYQSQESSLSTTSGAVVRSTKIDEEKSKPLSRTYHTIKDMISSRFGQNRKDIEPEPEASLNNAADELRKPSKSIEEEEAKKKEAIYGKPRAQEPPVNMQQYPKNAYGQYGHSYSYQSNQQNVPLPGQLQPNLPGQSAQLHVTHHAPVSGVQTVHQTQLPSFGQSTPGGQQVQNVARDYVVQGTVELTNQQSHQGLHSNPSQGQGQNSTVQKQQQQQHGLPMQQQQQQQQQQQQQQQQPQQQQQQQQQQQQVGNTMQHMSQPYQSTQQLLHQNQNHHQSPRFAQQHAQNMHQRQLIQQMHQQQMAGQQQGGARNAQPQPQQQQAYFSNSVSYQQYQQARQAMSRSQIDLPSTSRQTQELRISSQEVYYHYAQGRPRYGVPQVYMKSETNQEVEFQRRNSAKGIEKAASQPQLSYEEERAISEASRNPVVDGLKNHTMDPLDKEKYEITVEDRGQNEFGRNGSQRKEDYRPETSFGIHRDEMIRSSTRDHEHSGVNIIQQESQDSPENISVQKRIEELQRRTEHDNNHSIVGKISKESDMEATRIGASSKTLGLDVSKRLEAGSSYSGKDSATKSDSRKDELEQGIARLKIQNQGSGSDYDKAGQSSSNVDSGRGSAVYSSGRRPPPEDRNLTQAQDSEWVDIVESELRSILEPRDVPAMAHSTLSESVSSVTPPLPPLSPHESPRTPRNRYSASLPYGSKPSYGDYGKAMEKRGFLSSSKHRGASTSKKDSNKKFSHLFDWEVADLTSTTTGLDLDSMLDRSDSDLSTNDARTIRKQLEGLENMYSEVLKLLGGSVKKRRKTRGLTSYGSVSSLPTSSVSSRPVTRHHDKRRSHMIDDRMKKAKDIKSINKRFQLLESHVVTLARSVAHLSSEMRTQHMMMQEMENIRGEIAALRTQTSMAMVRSQSQPLIKDSELPALSNPSRVKKLTKFFGTEPPLIRLFLRELGYEKYASAFEKEKVGMVELPYLSEERLQKMGIPLGPRLRILQEARISVCKDAVYVV, from the exons ATGCCACCGCTCTATGGAGAGGAACAGAGTTCGAGTCAGGCTCAACAGGCGGCCAGTCTGCAGACTCACAGTAGCAAGTTTCCG ATAGAACGAGAGGTGGTCCTTTCATCGGGAGACAAGAATTCAAAGATTCCGATTCTTCACGAATACAAACAGAGGACTGCCGGAAGAGTAGCGATCGCACCGGATGCTCCTATCAAGCAGCAAGCTTGGGTACAAGAG GCGAATCAAATGCACGAGGTGAGGCAAGAAGCTCAAGCGAGGAACTATCAATCGCAAGAATCTTCATT aTCGACCACAAGCGGAGCGGTCGTAAGATCGACAAAGATAGACGAAGAGAAGTCTAAGCCTTTGTCAAGGACCTATCACACGATTAAGGACATGATATCCAGTCGATTTGGTCAGAATCGCAAGGACATCGAGCCAGAACCGGAAGCGAGTTTGAACAACGCCGCTGACGAGTTAAGGAAACCTAGTAAGAGTATCGAGGAGGAAgaagcgaaaaagaaagaagccaTTTACGGGAAACCTCGTGCTCAAGAGCCTCCTGTCAACATGCAGCAATATCCTAAAAACGCTTACG GTCAATACGGGCATTCGTACAGTTACCAGAGCAATCAACAAAACGTACCACTACCTGGTCAACTTCAGCCGAACTTACCGGGACAGAGCGCACAGCTTCACGTAACTCATCACGCTCCAGTTAGTGGAGTACAAACGGTCCATCAAACTCAACTACCTTCTTTCGGTCAATCAACGCCAGGTGGTCAACAGGTGCAAAATGTTGCCAGAGATTACGTCGTTCAAGGGACGGTCGAATTGACGAATCAACAATCGCATCAAGGACTTCATTCGAATCCTTCTCAGGGACAG gGCCAAAATAGCACGGTGCAgaaacaacagcagcagcagcacggATTACCGatgcagcaacaacagcaacaacaacaacaacagcaacaacaacaacaacagccacaacagcaacaacaacaacaacaacaacaacaacaagtaGGAAATACCATGCAGCACATGAGTCAACCGTACCAAAGCACCCAACAGTTATTGCATCAGAACCAAAATCATCACCAAAGTCCACGATTCGCGCAACAGCATGCTCAGAACATGCACCAACGTCAATTGATTCAGCAAATGCATCAACAACAAATGGCGGGACAACAACAAGGCGGTGCGAGGAATGCTCAACCACAACCACAACAACAACAGGCATATTTCTCGAACAGCGTATCGTACCAACAGTATCAGCAAGCTAGACAGGCTATGTCCAGATCGCAAATCGATCTACCAAGTACCTCTAGACAAACTCAAGAATTAAGGATATCCAGTCAAGAggtatattatcattatgctCAAGGGAGGCCTAGGTACGGTGTACCACAAGTCTACATGAAGTCGGAAACCAATCAAGAGGTAGAATTCCAAAGGCGAAATTCAGCAAAGGGAATAGAGAAGGCAGCCTCTCAACCTCAGCTCTCTTACGAAGAGGAACGAGCTATTAGCGAGGCATCGAGAAATCCGGTGGTCGATGGGCTAAAAAATCACACGATGGATCCATTGGACAAGGAGAAATACGAGATAACCGTTGAAGATCGAGGACAAAACGAGTTTGGTAGGAATGGTTCCCAGAGAAAGGAGGATTATAGGCCGGAAACTAGTTTTGGTATACATAGGGACGAAATGATAAGATCCTCGACGAGAGATCATGAACATTCTGGGGTTAATATCATTCAACAGGAGAGTCAAGATTCGCCGGAGAATATATCAGTTCAAAAGAGGATCGAGGAGTTGCAGAGGAGAACCgaacacgataataatcattcgaTAGTTGGTAAAATATCGAAGGAATCCGATATGGAGGCAACGAGGATCGGAGCCAGTTCGAAAACTTTAGGGTTGGATGTTTCGAAGAGACTAGAAGCTGGTTCCTCCTATTCGGGAAAAGATTCTGCCACGAAATCTGACAGTCGAAAGGATGAACTGGAACAGGGTATCGCTCGGCTTAAGATTCAAAATCAAGGATCTGGCTCGGATTACGATAAAGCCGGTCAGAGTTCTTCGAACGTCGATTCTGGAAGGGGTTCTGCGGTTTATTCCAGTGGAAGGCGACCACCTCCGGAGGATCGAAATTTGACACAAG CGCAAGACTCAGAGTGGGTCGATATAGTGGAATCCGAATTGAGAAGCATTTTAGAACCAAGAGACGTTCCAGCAATGGCACACTCGACTCTATCCGAAAGTGTATCGTCCGTGACACCGCCTTTACCGCCTCTGTCACCCCATGAAAGCCCACGGACGCCAAGAAATCGATACTCGGCGAG CTTGCCTTATGGTTCCAAGCCGAGTTACGGTGATTATGGCAAAGCAATGGAGAAGAGAGGGTTCCTAAGCAGTTCAAAACATCGCGGTGCTTCAACATCGAAAAAGGATTCGAATAAAAAGTTCTCTCATC TTTTTGACTGGGAAGTTGCTGATCTGACGTCTACGACGACCGGACTCGATTTGGACTCGATGCTGGACCGCAGCGATTCCGATCTTAGTACCAACGACGCCAGAACGATCAGGAAGCAATTGGAGGGTCTGGAAAATATGTACAGCGAG GTATTGAAACTGTTAGGTGGTAGCGTgaagaaaagacgaaagaCGAGAGGTCTGACCAGTTACGGTTCCGTTTCTTCATTACCAACGTCATCTGTATCTTCTAGACCAGTCACGAGACATCACGATAAACGCAGATCGCATATGATCGACGATCGTATGAAAAAAGCCAAAGACATCAAG aGTATCAACAAAAGATTTCAACTGTTGGAGTCTCACGTGGTGACGTTGGCACGTTCGGTGGCACATCTCAGCTCGGAAATGAGAACCCAGCACATGATGATGCAG GAAATGGAGAACATAAGGGGGGAAATCGCGGCACTTCGAACCCAAACGAGCATGGCGATGGTGAGATCGCAGTCGCAGCCATTGATAAAGGACTCCGAATTACCGGCTCTGTCCAATCCATCGAGGGTGAAAAAACTGACCAAGTTTTTCGGAACGGAACCACCCCTTATCAGACTCTTCCTCAGGGAACTTGGGTATGAG AAATACGCGAGTGCCTTCGAGAAGGAGAAGGTCGGTATGGTGGAGTTGCCCTACTTGAGCGAAGAGAGATTACAAAAAATGGGAATACCCTTGGGACCAAGGCTGAGAATCCTACAGGAGGCAAGGATATCCGTGTGCAAGGACGCTGTTTATGTCGTATGA